A stretch of Sinimarinibacterium sp. NLF-5-8 DNA encodes these proteins:
- a CDS encoding Calx-beta domain-containing protein has translation MLIAERLDSAAQPVGEQVQAPLHARGAYAIGIPWTGLTRLSVQGQFINEYTGALAEEGVRLSALADVRGAQTLNLNLFTHLLATRAEYLLLTEPVAWDAAAAQAQRDLQVLFDLDDATASERLNLLDVEQGGARDTAILLLVSYRLLKALDQAEVAPIITAKAGAQVHAKQLLLPGGVGNSLDGFARDFADNGLIDGGAELLHQQLAFPIDPTADLNAAASRLGQHIPNFQIDVPGIISPPPVWLGLLKVSVNDTLAYPGQTMQVEVTLSAAAPQPVSVRLRTEDGTARNGLHYVAVDRMVTFAKGEIQKIVPIATRHWPEGGARDPVRTRDRLWFSVVLQEPQGAVLGRERANLSLSYDTNIAITDVPNDFQIDEWVLEGFRVAGESVPVNSAVGFERDDVLIAQMRLSTSVACGMGTPPGQSRPVRRCEKPDGFIANVFVRGVDSRTELKLGSVWVPSSSIGGRLAIPPQADGLTHRFTLPLNTPALFDFARDRLEAGENTHFLVRLQVQRPNGGQPQAGLRSPMLLPLVGGLQIGDVQLQQLQFQSVVRDSTCVNGGALRVTATGNWLPAPEDWSAARMQLTGVCVALPSTRDQPLRVVSGYATPEQGDHVSGSVAGVAVTLVSAILTPQGLEVPLVRVSLPADISAHAAYSDVQDPPLARGTDFIDLLPDVNSLDARDVRRLIARHTRGTLPEIYLHAEGLPFYLLADEIRLQDGKLGAFRGALVGVAEPLPFANRDPRRNVTKQHALISNGGRYARGAFTDLWLNDTGLQASLSFSEGDATAHYPRAQMHWGGSATVALRDSQLQGSAVFASDESLRMQVSADCGSCGSEGARTPYVVHAQSRSMIDSDAAVMYRAQTVATPAWGPYDPGQQRRIFTRSDDASLDGTVYVPGVIARGSAQKGSVIAYLMGAREALAQADNMLAPRAVHLMGSPEERHGNHQFAGFTMGPALLVDALARPSLRHGSDLSGRGMTIGFGGLPNPQYRTLSANIGSKYVVRSGGLTGVFNFDDGSGAVPAYGYDLSLRRFAFRTVNNTLDPYNWMDGRIALPGDAGFDIHFSSLQLACNGALGQGHVDHEDAPGAPLCIDGQDNNGNGVVDENCNTVLAAWSARSDLLGVSFATPSSGPEQACTTGSRQLEVAHRLDVRAFSQPVGAVVRWAPDGSLMQAHLSSPSGQRLDPPQGVANRDQAGFAVTFNQLGMGQSRVNGQSQGWFTFDALAGVPFWDAVRGEGRAYNAQVDRLGQTALMSALPANHATLDHRELAQLGARDSGLGLTARYTWGSTGFGFSLPAFWEMERAVQGEVPRFLGRPLSVDLAVLDARSNVDFIDPLRTQISFGASADFERLSELAVRLKVDLGDPDSLEAIDDMLALIGVSGRPIGMGLGALRARMEMLNQLQATGLERAMESVVRGALNQLNEASGYPYRQATAQLAQIQTSLTGLVDDYAADLLTLTRDLTSPLTEAADRRVLTLYQQVPDALAQRLQALAQYTPGQALPPLDPAFVEARALVSDMSAQLSRVTPVFDQIEQRLQQAVQRIEALDDPSAPAVAALTAVQAQLQTLKAQSAQCSIQATPKQRVRAKAGGLSELPDPARETVHILLRPVVEAMARAEFANEALRVLNLMTLLAEPLAQAVNLDTSAIEQAQRDIQALAMDIDRRLLQVREQIEGELCTRARDLSTALDPAITEVNHLLERVRAVATIIDDIKQRTVQLAVPVRDSLTELRSQIDAVQTQISWLDQQLDRAEAALDADGDGRIDIDFTAAQAALPSADDIRAMIDAAFVNTVGVPLVDDTGASVLARLHKQLEQELAQAIAAARDTLDGHIARVMNSLPIYSERELMALAVRAIMDSAVAQTVLADANRALSSVTDQINRLADSAMDQINQAVRQAAQAAEDKANELLATATAPVKNLPLSAAGIDGYARIAGDDLERLHLAARWTMAGDGDQSGSSFNAALDLTSWSSNGKAANCGIGNAMSMLDATISTANLPIRIADSEVLIRKLMIGFTLDGVAPIGVNGGVFTSGSLDFEAFTLYDMGLALGVGREESYLGATAGATFDSVNLEAAFLVGRTCNLDVLTDLDPKVGDFIQVPGGRFSGAYVRGAAGIPVLTAGCPLNVNVAAEMGFWALAGPPSTVGGVIGGGAYGRVACLAALRGQVTAYAQKSGNTLIFRGEGFGAGGVGSCEPETWTSRARSRRDSWCGTGDAGFSVEYNQGWNVLDFGVSAVH, from the coding sequence ATGTTGATTGCCGAGCGTTTGGATAGTGCTGCACAACCCGTCGGTGAGCAGGTTCAGGCGCCACTGCACGCGCGCGGCGCCTATGCGATCGGCATTCCGTGGACGGGGTTGACGCGGCTGTCGGTGCAAGGCCAATTCATCAACGAGTACACCGGCGCGTTGGCTGAAGAAGGCGTACGGCTGTCGGCATTGGCCGATGTGCGCGGTGCGCAGACGCTGAATCTCAATTTGTTTACCCATTTGCTGGCCACGCGCGCTGAGTATTTGCTGCTGACGGAGCCTGTCGCGTGGGATGCTGCCGCCGCGCAGGCGCAGCGGGATTTGCAAGTGTTGTTTGATCTGGATGATGCGACTGCCAGTGAGCGGCTCAATCTGCTGGATGTGGAGCAGGGCGGCGCGCGCGATACGGCGATTCTGCTGTTGGTGTCCTATCGGTTGTTGAAAGCGCTGGATCAGGCTGAAGTAGCGCCGATCATCACCGCCAAGGCGGGCGCGCAGGTGCATGCCAAGCAGTTGTTGCTGCCGGGGGGTGTTGGTAACAGCCTCGATGGTTTTGCGCGCGATTTTGCTGATAACGGTTTGATTGATGGCGGTGCCGAACTACTGCATCAACAACTGGCTTTTCCTATTGATCCGACCGCGGATTTAAACGCTGCTGCTTCCCGGCTGGGGCAGCACATCCCTAATTTTCAAATTGATGTGCCGGGGATCATCAGTCCTCCGCCGGTGTGGCTGGGGCTATTGAAAGTCAGCGTCAATGACACACTGGCGTATCCCGGGCAAACCATGCAGGTTGAAGTCACGCTCAGTGCGGCGGCACCGCAGCCAGTGTCGGTACGACTCAGAACCGAGGATGGCACTGCCCGCAACGGACTGCACTATGTGGCCGTTGATCGAATGGTGACCTTTGCCAAAGGCGAGATTCAGAAGATTGTGCCGATCGCGACCCGGCATTGGCCGGAAGGCGGCGCGCGTGATCCGGTGCGCACGCGTGACCGCCTATGGTTCAGCGTGGTTCTGCAAGAGCCGCAAGGGGCCGTGCTGGGGCGTGAGCGCGCTAATCTGAGCCTGTCTTACGACACCAATATCGCCATCACCGATGTGCCCAATGATTTTCAAATTGATGAATGGGTGCTGGAAGGCTTCAGAGTGGCGGGCGAGTCGGTGCCGGTGAACAGTGCCGTTGGCTTTGAACGCGACGATGTGCTGATTGCACAGATGCGCTTATCCACCAGTGTCGCCTGTGGGATGGGTACTCCGCCGGGACAGTCGCGTCCTGTCCGTCGCTGTGAGAAGCCAGACGGTTTCATTGCCAACGTTTTTGTTCGTGGGGTTGACTCGCGTACCGAACTCAAGCTGGGTAGTGTTTGGGTGCCCAGCAGCTCCATCGGCGGACGGCTGGCGATTCCGCCGCAAGCGGATGGACTGACGCATCGATTCACACTGCCGCTGAATACTCCGGCGCTGTTTGACTTTGCCCGGGATCGGCTTGAGGCCGGAGAGAACACACACTTTCTGGTCAGACTGCAGGTTCAGCGTCCCAACGGCGGGCAGCCGCAGGCAGGACTGCGCTCACCAATGCTGCTGCCGCTGGTCGGCGGTCTTCAGATTGGCGACGTCCAACTACAGCAACTGCAATTCCAGAGTGTGGTGCGTGACAGCACCTGTGTGAATGGGGGGGCGCTCAGAGTTACCGCGACTGGTAACTGGTTGCCTGCGCCTGAGGACTGGTCGGCCGCGCGCATGCAACTGACCGGGGTTTGTGTGGCTCTGCCGTCGACGCGCGACCAGCCACTGCGAGTGGTTTCGGGCTATGCCACGCCAGAGCAGGGCGACCATGTCAGCGGTAGCGTGGCAGGGGTTGCGGTCACATTGGTGAGCGCCATACTGACGCCGCAAGGGCTGGAGGTGCCGTTAGTGCGGGTGAGTCTGCCGGCGGATATCAGTGCTCACGCAGCATATAGCGATGTGCAGGATCCGCCGCTGGCCCGAGGCACTGACTTTATTGATCTATTGCCTGATGTAAACAGCCTTGATGCACGGGATGTGCGACGGCTGATCGCGCGGCATACGCGCGGCACGCTGCCTGAGATCTATCTGCATGCAGAAGGACTGCCATTTTATTTGCTGGCGGATGAAATCCGTCTTCAAGACGGCAAGCTGGGGGCGTTCAGAGGCGCGCTGGTCGGTGTTGCCGAGCCGTTGCCGTTTGCTAACCGCGATCCGCGCAGAAACGTCACCAAACAACATGCGCTGATCAGTAATGGCGGGCGCTATGCGCGTGGCGCTTTCACCGATTTATGGCTCAACGACACGGGATTGCAGGCAAGCCTGAGCTTTTCAGAAGGGGACGCCACCGCGCACTACCCGCGCGCGCAGATGCATTGGGGCGGGAGCGCGACCGTTGCGCTGCGGGATTCGCAGTTGCAGGGCAGTGCGGTGTTTGCCAGCGACGAATCGCTGCGGATGCAGGTCAGTGCCGACTGTGGCAGTTGCGGCAGTGAGGGCGCGCGCACGCCGTACGTTGTTCATGCGCAGTCACGGTCTATGATCGACAGTGATGCCGCCGTGATGTACCGCGCGCAGACCGTGGCCACGCCCGCATGGGGGCCATACGATCCGGGACAGCAGCGCCGTATTTTTACCCGCAGTGACGATGCCAGTCTGGATGGCACGGTTTATGTCCCTGGCGTCATTGCGCGCGGTTCCGCGCAGAAAGGTTCGGTCATTGCCTACCTGATGGGCGCGCGCGAGGCATTGGCACAAGCCGATAACATGCTGGCACCGCGCGCGGTGCACCTCATGGGCAGTCCCGAAGAGCGCCATGGTAACCATCAGTTTGCCGGCTTCACGATGGGGCCAGCGCTGCTGGTAGATGCCCTCGCGCGACCATCGCTGAGACATGGCAGCGACCTCAGCGGGCGCGGCATGACCATCGGCTTTGGCGGTCTGCCGAACCCGCAATACAGGACGCTGAGCGCCAATATCGGCAGCAAATATGTGGTGCGCAGCGGCGGTCTGACCGGTGTTTTCAACTTTGATGACGGCAGTGGCGCAGTGCCCGCGTATGGCTATGACCTGAGCCTGCGGCGGTTTGCGTTCCGCACCGTCAACAACACGCTGGATCCTTACAACTGGATGGACGGGCGGATTGCCCTGCCCGGCGATGCCGGTTTTGATATTCACTTTTCATCCCTGCAACTGGCGTGTAACGGCGCATTGGGGCAGGGCCATGTTGACCATGAGGACGCGCCCGGCGCGCCGTTGTGTATCGACGGTCAGGATAACAACGGCAACGGCGTTGTTGATGAAAACTGCAATACCGTACTGGCCGCATGGAGCGCGCGCAGTGATCTGCTCGGAGTGTCGTTTGCGACACCGTCGTCGGGGCCTGAGCAAGCCTGCACGACAGGATCGCGTCAGCTCGAAGTTGCCCATCGGCTGGATGTGCGCGCGTTCAGTCAGCCGGTCGGTGCCGTGGTGCGCTGGGCGCCGGATGGTAGCCTGATGCAGGCACATCTGAGCTCACCGAGCGGGCAGCGGCTGGATCCGCCGCAGGGCGTCGCCAATCGGGATCAGGCCGGATTTGCCGTCACGTTCAACCAACTTGGCATGGGTCAAAGTCGTGTCAATGGTCAGTCGCAAGGCTGGTTCACGTTCGACGCGCTGGCCGGCGTGCCATTCTGGGATGCCGTGCGTGGCGAGGGGCGCGCGTACAACGCGCAGGTTGACCGTCTTGGACAGACCGCACTGATGAGCGCGTTGCCTGCCAACCATGCCACGTTGGATCACCGCGAATTGGCGCAGCTGGGCGCGCGCGACAGCGGTCTGGGGCTGACGGCGCGTTACACCTGGGGAAGCACCGGCTTTGGTTTCAGTTTGCCGGCGTTCTGGGAAATGGAGCGCGCGGTTCAAGGCGAGGTGCCGCGCTTCCTTGGTCGTCCGCTGAGCGTTGATCTGGCGGTACTCGACGCACGTAGCAACGTCGACTTTATTGATCCCTTGCGGACGCAAATCAGCTTTGGCGCCAGCGCTGACTTTGAGCGCCTGAGTGAGCTGGCGGTTCGCCTCAAGGTTGACCTTGGTGATCCTGACAGTCTCGAAGCCATCGACGACATGCTGGCGCTGATTGGCGTCAGTGGCCGACCGATTGGCATGGGTCTGGGTGCCCTGCGCGCGCGCATGGAAATGCTCAATCAATTGCAGGCCACGGGTCTGGAGCGCGCGATGGAGAGCGTGGTGCGTGGCGCGCTGAACCAACTCAACGAAGCCAGTGGCTATCCCTATCGACAGGCGACCGCACAACTGGCACAGATTCAGACCAGCCTGACTGGCCTGGTGGATGACTATGCGGCGGATCTGCTGACGTTGACGCGCGACCTGACCTCGCCATTGACCGAGGCGGCTGATCGGCGGGTGCTGACGCTGTATCAGCAAGTTCCGGATGCCTTGGCGCAGCGTTTGCAAGCGTTGGCGCAATACACACCGGGACAGGCGCTGCCGCCGCTGGACCCGGCCTTTGTGGAAGCGCGCGCGTTGGTGAGCGACATGAGCGCACAGCTTTCCAGAGTCACGCCGGTTTTTGATCAGATTGAGCAGCGCTTGCAGCAGGCGGTGCAGCGCATTGAAGCGCTGGATGATCCGTCGGCACCTGCGGTAGCGGCACTGACGGCAGTTCAGGCTCAGCTGCAAACGCTGAAGGCACAGTCAGCGCAATGCAGCATCCAGGCCACGCCAAAACAGCGGGTCAGAGCCAAGGCTGGCGGGCTGTCGGAGTTGCCGGATCCCGCGCGCGAGACCGTACATATCCTGCTCAGGCCGGTAGTTGAGGCCATGGCGCGCGCCGAGTTTGCCAACGAGGCATTGAGGGTTTTGAACCTGATGACGCTGTTGGCCGAGCCGCTGGCGCAGGCGGTCAATCTTGATACCAGCGCAATTGAGCAGGCACAACGCGATATTCAGGCGCTGGCGATGGACATTGACCGGCGCCTGCTTCAGGTGCGTGAGCAGATCGAGGGCGAGCTATGCACCCGCGCGCGCGATCTGAGTACCGCACTGGATCCGGCCATTACGGAGGTTAATCATCTGCTGGAGCGTGTGAGAGCCGTGGCGACGATCATCGACGACATCAAGCAGCGCACAGTGCAGCTGGCGGTGCCGGTGCGCGACAGCCTGACTGAACTGCGCAGCCAGATTGATGCGGTGCAGACGCAAATCAGCTGGTTGGATCAGCAGCTTGATCGGGCGGAAGCGGCTTTGGATGCTGATGGTGACGGCAGGATCGATATTGACTTTACGGCGGCACAAGCGGCGCTGCCGTCGGCGGATGACATCCGTGCAATGATCGATGCCGCGTTTGTGAACACCGTGGGCGTGCCACTGGTGGATGACACGGGCGCCAGCGTTCTGGCGCGCTTGCACAAACAGCTCGAACAGGAGCTGGCGCAGGCGATTGCGGCTGCGCGCGATACCCTCGATGGGCATATCGCCAGAGTCATGAACAGCCTGCCTATATATAGCGAGCGCGAGCTGATGGCGCTGGCGGTGCGCGCGATCATGGACAGTGCCGTGGCGCAAACCGTGCTGGCCGACGCCAACCGCGCGTTGAGCAGTGTCACGGATCAGATCAACCGTCTGGCTGACAGCGCCATGGATCAGATCAACCAGGCGGTGCGGCAGGCGGCACAGGCCGCAGAAGACAAAGCCAATGAGTTGCTGGCGACGGCGACCGCGCCGGTCAAAAACCTGCCGCTGAGTGCCGCCGGGATCGACGGTTATGCGCGCATCGCGGGTGATGATCTGGAGCGACTGCATCTGGCCGCCCGCTGGACGATGGCGGGCGATGGTGATCAGTCGGGCAGCAGCTTCAATGCGGCGCTCGATCTCACCAGCTGGAGCAGTAACGGCAAGGCCGCCAACTGTGGCATTGGCAATGCCATGTCGATGCTGGATGCGACCATTTCGACCGCAAACCTGCCGATCAGGATCGCCGATTCTGAAGTGCTGATTCGCAAGCTGATGATCGGTTTCACGCTCGATGGAGTGGCACCAATTGGTGTCAATGGTGGCGTTTTCACCAGTGGCTCGCTCGATTTTGAAGCCTTCACGCTGTACGACATGGGATTGGCATTGGGCGTTGGGCGTGAGGAAAGCTATCTCGGTGCGACCGCGGGGGCGACTTTTGACAGCGTCAATCTCGAGGCCGCGTTCCTGGTGGGCCGTACCTGCAATCTCGACGTGTTGACGGATCTGGATCCCAAGGTTGGTGATTTTATTCAGGTGCCCGGCGGACGCTTCTCCGGCGCATATGTACGCGGTGCGGCGGGGATTCCGGTGTTGACGGCGGGCTGTCCGCTCAACGTCAACGTCGCTGCCGAAATGGGCTTCTGGGCGTTGGCGGGTCCGCCAAGCACGGTGGGTGGCGTCATTGGCGGCGGCGCCTATGGTCGGGTTGCGTGCCTGGCGGCATTGCGCGGGCAGGTCACGGCGTATGCCCAAAAATCCGGCAATACGCTGATCTTTCGTGGTGAAGGATTCGGTGCCGGGGGCGTTGGCTCGTGTGAGCCTGAAACCTGGACCAGTCGCGCGCGCAGCCGCCGCGATAGCTGGTGTGGAACGGGCGATGCCGGCTTCAGCGTTGAATACAACCAAGGCTGGAATGTGCTCGATTTTGGCGTGAGCGCCGTTCATTGA